In the genome of Nakamurella alba, the window CCGACGGCTGTCCACATCCCGCCCGGGTCGACCCCCGCGGCCGCCGCCGGCGGGCAACGCTGCCCTGGTGTCCCCCACCTCACCCGCCGACGGCTCGCTGACCGTCGACACCGATGTCCTGCAACGGCTCTCCTCCGATCTCGGCGCACTCGCCGGACGACTGGACGGGCCGGCGATCACCGCCCCGTCCGCGGCGGCCGCACCGCCGGAGGTGACGGTGGTGGCCGGCCAGATCGTCACCGCGGCCATGAACCACGCCGCCGCCCGACAGGGCGATGTGCAGGAGCTGGCCGACGGCATCCGGACGGCAGCCCTGTGGTGGGCGGACCAGGAGCGGCTGCTCGGCGGGTCCCGGTGAGCGACTGGTCGTTGTTGGGTCTGGCTGCGGATCCGGTTCCCGGATCGCCGTCGGAACTGCGGGTGCTGGCCGCCGGGTTCGCCGCGCGGGCCGAGGTGGACCGGGCCGCGGTGGGAGATCTCCGGGCGGCATCGGCCCTGCTCGCCACCGGTTGGGATTCCGGCGGCGGCTCGTCCGTCGCGGTCGCGCTCGCCGCGCCGGTGACCGCGTTCGACCGGGGCTCACTCGCACTGACATCCGGCGCGGAGGTGCTCGTCGCCTACGCCGGGCGGATGGAGGAGAGACAGTCCCGGTGCGCGGTCCTGCTGGAGGCCGCACAACGCAACGCCGCCACCATCACGATGCTCGAGTCGCCCTGGCCGGTCGCCGGCCTGACGCCGGTGTTCGAGCGGACCCGGCAGATCCGCGAACTGGCCGGGCTGACCGCAGGGCTCGGTACCGAGGCGGCACTGCTGCAGTTCGAGGCGACCCTGGACGCCACCGCGACCGCGGAGCTGCTGGGCGAGTCATTGGTGGCGCTGGTCCTGCTGGCCGTCCGCACCGTGACGGCCGGCGGCGCGGGACCGGTCGGTTCCGGTGTGCCCGGGAGCGCCACCGCCACCGGGCATCCCGGGAGCGCATCCGTTGCCGTCGACCCGGCCCTGCTCGCCGGTGCCCCGGCGGTCCCCGCCGATCCGGCGGCCGCCGCGCGCTGGTGGTCCGGGCTGTCCGAGCCGGTGCGGGAGCAGCTGATCGCGACCTACCCGGGGCTGCTGGGGTCGGCGGCCGGACTGCCCGCGGACGTCCGGGACCGCGCCTCCCGGGCATCGCTGGCCGAGGACCTTGCCACGGCGGAGGCGGTCGCCGCGGCGACCGGCAGCGGACTGCCACCGCCGGGGACCGATCCGGAACTGGTGCGGGCGCAGTTGGCTGCGGCGGGATGGAGCGAGCAGGACATCACCTCGCTGCTCGGGTCGCGGGCGGTGGACGAGGCACTCGCCCGGGCGGAGGCGGCCGCCGGAGGTGATCCGGTGCAGCTGCTGATCTACGACCCGGACGCCTTCGACGGCCACGGGCGGGCGGCCATCTCGGTCGGCGACATGGCGACGGCCGACAACGTCGCGGTGCTGGTGCCCGGGATGGGATCGGACGTGCCGGGCTACCTGGACAACCAGCTCGGCAACGCCCTGGACCTCAAGGCCGAGGCCGACCGCACTGCCGGGACCACCGCGGTCGTGGCCTGGGTCGGCTACCGCGCACCGGGTGTCGACGTCGCGGTGTCGGACCCGGCGCTCGCCGCGGCCGGCGCCGCGCTGCTCACCCAGGACCTCGCCGGATTCGCCGGGACCCGCACGGGCGACCCCGGCCGCACCACGGTCGTCGCCCATTCCTACGGATCCACCACGGCGTCGTTCGCCTTCGCCGGCGGGGCGGACGCGGACGCCCTGGTGCTGATCGGGTCGCCCGGTGCCGGGCCGGCGGATTCGGTCGGCGACTACCCCGGGCTCGGCCCGGGCTCGGTCTTCGTCGGCGCGGCCTCCGGCGATCCGGTGACCACCCACGCCCAGCTCGCCGGGGACGGGTTCCTCGAGGGATGGGAAGGGATCGCCGGTGCGAGCGCCGTGCTGTTCCCGGGGGTGGTGGGGATGGTCGGGTCGATGCGGTCCCGGCTGGGCAACGACCCGGCCGGCGCCGGCTTCGGGGCCACCCGCTTCCACGCGGAGACCGGCAGCACCAACACCCTGGACCCCGCCAACCACTCCCAGTACTACCGGCCCGGATCGGAGTCGCTGGCGAACATCGCGGCGGTGGTGAAGGGCCGCCTGCACGAGGTCACGGTCGCGCCGCCCCGGCCACCCGGCACCGGACACTGGGACGGCCGGGACCCGGAGGCGACCCACGTCCCGCGACCACCGCGCTGATCCCGGCCTTCATCGGTTCCGGCACGTCCGTGGTGCCGCACGTCCATTGGTTGCCGCAAGCAACCATCTGTGGCACACTTGTTTAGTACCGCTAGAGAACAAACCAGAAGAAGCCGACGAAACGTGCACGACCGAACGAACGACGAGGCCCAGCGGAGCGGACCGTCACCGGCGCTCTGCAGTGAACTGCTGCAGGCACTCTCGCAGCTGAACCGCACACGCAAGCACATCGTGGGCGACAGCCCGCGGGTGCACTTCACCTCCCTGATCACCCTGTACACCGTGCAGGAGCTGCGCCGCACCCGGATCTCCGGACTGGCCGAACGACTGATGATCGACCTGTCCGCGGCCAGCCGCCAGGTCAGCGTGCTGGAGAACGACGGGCTGCTGCGCCGCATCCGCGACGAGTCCGACCACCGGGCCTGCCTGGTGGAACTGACCGCCGACGGCGAGCAGCTGCTCGCCGAGTACCAGCGTGACTCCGGCCGCGCCGTGGCGGGCCGGCTCACCGACTGGACGGACGACCAGGTCGAACGGATGACCGCCGAACTGCAGCGACTCACCACCTCACTGTGCTCCGACCCCGCCGCGGGCCCGGGACACGGTCCGGGATCCCGCCGGTCCCCGGACCAGCATCAGGAACCACCGCACCAGGAACAAGCACAGGAACCACCCGCACCGACATCGACGCCAGTGCACCACCCCGAGCTCGAAAGCGTGATCGCGTGACCACCACCTCCACCCCGTCTGCCGCATCGCCGGCCGCACCGCCACGGGACCTCCATCCGGGCGAGGTGCCGACGATGACGCACCGCCAGATCCTGGAGTCGATGTCCGGCCTGCTGCTGGGCATGTTCGTGGCGATGCTGTCGTCGACCATCGTCACCAATGCCCTGCCGACCATCATCGGCGACCTGCACGGCACCGAGTCCGGCTACACCTGGGTGGTGGTCGCCACGCTGCTGGCGCTGACCGCGACCACCCCGATCTGGGGCAAGCTCTCCGATCTGTTCGACCCGAAGCTGCTGGTCCAGCTGTCCCTGGTGATCTACGTGGCCGGATCGGTCATCGCCGGGTTGAGCCAGAGCATCGCCATGCTGATCGTCGCCCGGGCCATCCAGGGCATCGGCGCCGGCGGTCTGATGGCCCTGGTCCAGGTGATCCTGGCCCGGATGATCCCGCCGCGTGAGCGCGGCCGGTACTCCGGCTACCTGGGCGCCGTCTTCGCGGTCGCCACCGTCCTCGGGCCGCTGGTCGGCGGTCTGATCGTGGACGCCGACTGGCTCGGCTGGCGCTGGTGCTTCTACGTCGGCGTGCCGTTCGCGGCCGCGGCGCTGATCGTGCTGCAGCGCACGCTGAAGCTGCCGTCGCTGAAGCGTGAGGCGAAGATCGACTACCTGGGCGCCACCCTGATCGTCGGCGGCATCTCGCTGCTGCTGATCTGGGTGTCCCTGGCCGGTACCAACTTCGCCTGGCTGTCCGTGGCGAGCGCGGTCATGGTGCTGGGCGGCCTGGTGCTGCTGGGTCTCGCGGTCGTGGTCGAGTCCCGCGCCGCGGAGCCGATCATCCCGCTGTCCCTGTTCAGGTCCCGGACCGTCACCCTCGCCAGCATCGCCGGCATCTTCGTCGGTTCCTCGCTGTTCGGCGTCACCGTGTTCCTCAGCCAGTACTTCCAGACCTCGCGCGGCGACAGCCCGACGGTGTCCGGGCTGGCCACCATCCCGATGGTGCTCGGCATGTTCCTGTCCTCGCTGATCACCGGCCGGATCATCACCGCGACCGGGCGCTGGAAGCGGTTCCTCGTCGGCGGCGGCATCACGCTGGTGCTGGGTCTGGCCGTGCTGTCCACCCTGCGCGCGGACACCGCGTACTGGGTGCTCGCGGTCGGCATGGCGCTGGCCGGCGCCGGCATGGGCGCCACCATGCAGAACCTGGTGCTGGCAGTGCAGAACAGCGTCTCCATGCGCGACATGGGCAGCGCGTCCTCGACCGTCGCCTTCCTGCGGTCCCTCGGCGGCGCGATCGGTGTCAGCGCCCTCGGCGCCGTGCTCGGCACCCAGGTCAGCCGGCACGTCACCGGCGGGCTGGCCGACCTCGGGATCCCGGCCGGCAGCGGCAGCGCCGACCTGGCCGACATCGGCTCGCTGCCGGAGCCCGTCGCCGGCCTGGTGCGCGACGGTTACGGCATCGGGACCGCCTGGACCTTCGGCATCGCCGCGGCCACCGCCCTGATCGGCGCCGTGCTGATGATGTTCATCAAGGAGGTGCCGCTGCGCACCAGCAACAGCGAGCCCGGTGATCCCACGACGGTCGACCAGGCCGCTGCGACGGTCGTCCTCGAGAGGCCGGCCACGCCGGACGTCAGCGACGGCTCCTCGGATGTCACCGACGGGGCCACGGACCGGAACCCGGTCGGCGTGACGGTGCCGGCGCAGGGCTCCCGCGCCCGACGGCACCCGGCCCGCCACCTGGCCGCCCGCGGCGCGCGTCGGGCGAGCCTCCGCAAGGACGGCGTGTCCACCCGCAGCTGAACCGGCCGTCGCCGATCAACAGCAGGACGAGCTGCGCCACACCACCCACCTGCACGAACGCCGGCGCCACCCATCCAGGTGGCGCCGGCGTCGTCGTTCCGGGCGGCGGGCCCGATCTCGCCGGGAGGGCCGGTGAGACGGCCGGAGACCTCCGGGGAGCCGGTCGCCCGCGGTGGGCTCCCGCAGAATGGGGACATGGCAGTCACGATGTCCGACGCACAGTTCGAGGAGCTGGTCTCCGAGGCGCTCGACCTCATCCCGGAGCAGTTCCTGAAGGCGATGGACAACGTCGTGGTGCTGGTCGAGGGCCGGCACCCGACCCGTCATCTCTACGGGCTGTACCACGGGGTCGCGCTGACCTCGCGGAACTCGCACTACAGCTGGAACCTGCCGGACACCATCACCATCTACCGGGAGCCGATCCTGGCACACGCCGCGGATGCCGACGCGGCGCGGGAGCAGGTGGTGACGACGGTGATCCACGAGGTCGCCCACCACTTCGGGATCGACGACGACCGGCTGGACGAGCTCGGCTGGGCCTGAGCCGATCCGGCCGGCTCGACCACGACGGTCCGAGCCCGATCTGCGGAGCCCGATCTCTTGCCGGTTCTGCGCTGCCGCAGCCATGCCCGGGCAGAGTCAGGCGTCTGCCAGTTGTTCCAACACCTTTCGGAACGTGGCGTAGCGGCGATCGCCGACCCGCTCCCGCCAGGCCTGTTCCACCATGTCCATCCGTGCGGTCACGGCCACCACGTTCTCCTCGCCGAGCGGCGTCCGCCGGACGATGCGCACCCGGGCGTCGACCGGTCCGGGTTCGCTGGTCAGGTGCCCGGAGGCGACGAGTTGAGCGACGAACTGACCGCACCCCTGTTTCGTCATGCCGACCCGCTCCGCCAGCTCGGTCACACTGATCCCGCCGGCGGGCACCGAGGAGATGACGCGGAAGTGCGACTGGCGCAGACCGCCCCACTCGACCGGGTCGAAGGCATCCCGCACGCCCTGCAGCAGTCCGCCCAGCAGGACGGCCACATGTCGTTCACCCTCGGGGATGTCGCTGCTCTTGACGGGAACCATAAAGTCACTTTACCGTCGACGGAACAGTAAAGCGACTTTCAGATCGGAGTCCGCGATGCACGACCGACAGGCACTCGGCCCGGCCGATGTCGACGACGTCACCCTGACCGGGATGGTCGCCGACCTGCTCGGTCACGACCCGGCTGCGGTGCGCCTGATCTGTTCCACGGCCACCCCCGTCGACTACGACATCCCGGCCATCAGCACGGTGAGCCGGCACTGGGTGCACGGGGAGGCGGAGACGCCCGGCGGTCGGCAGCCGTACCGATTGTTCGTCAAGCACATCCAGGCCTGGCACCACTCGCCGTTCTTCGCCTTCGTCCCGGAGGAGGCCAGGGAGTTCGCCAAGGCGAAGTTCCCGTGGCGGATCGAGCCCGCCGTCTACCGGTCGGACCTTCCGTCGGTGCTGCCGCCCGGCCTCGGGGCACCTCGCGCACTGGGTGTGTTCGACCTGGAACCGGACGCCGCGGCGGTGTGGTTGGAGGCGGTGCAGCACCCGCCCGTGGACTGGACCCTGGAGCGCTACGAGCGGGCGGCGTACCTGCTCGGCCGGTTCGCCGCCCGGCCGGAGATCGTCGCGCGCACCGGGCTCGCCGGGTTCGAGTGGACCGTCTTCGACTACCTGTACGGGCGGGTCGCCGCGCAGGTGGTGCCCGAGGTGCTCGGCGAAGAGGCCTGGCAGCGGGACGAGGTGCGGGAGCACTTCGACCCCGAGCTGCGAGAGCGACTGCAGCAGGCGGCGGGTCGGCTGGAAGCGATCACCGGCGAACTGGTCCGGGTGCCGAAGTTCGCCTCGCACGGCGACGCCTGCCCCAACAACCTGCTGCCCGGAACGGACCCCGACTCGTTCACCCTGATCGACTTCGGGTTCTTCCTGGACCAGCCGGTGGGGTTCGACCTCGGTCAGCTGATCGCCGGCAACACCCAGCTCGGGCTCGGCCCGTGGGACCGATTGGGCGAGCTCGACGAGCGTTGTCTGACCGCCTATCTCGCCGGCACGGCCGAGGAGGGCGTCACGCTGGACCCCGCACTCGTCCGCCGTGCACACGCGCTGCAGCTGCTGCTCTTCGCCGGGATCTCCAGCCTGCCAGAGCCGGGAATGACGCCGGCGCAGTCGGCCGCCCGCGCGGCACTTGCCCGGCACAGCCTGGACCTGCTGGACGCCACCTCCTGAGACGCCGGTCAGGCCACGCCGGCAGGCCGGAACTGGATGCTCACCCGCGGTCCGACAGGCTTGGCCGTCTTCGGTATTGCGTGGTCCCAGGTGCGTTGGCAACTGCCGCCCATCACGACCAGATCGCCGTGGCCCACCGGCAGTCGCAGCCCCGGCCGGCCCGGCGCGCGCCCGGTCTCCGGCCGCTCCCGCAGTGCCAGCACCCGGTCGGAGCCGACCGACAGGATCGCCACCATCGTGTCGGCGGAGTTGCCGCGGCCGATCCGGTCGCCGTGCCAGGCGACGCTGTCCCGACCGTCCCGGTACAGGCACAGCCCGGCGGTGACGAACGGCTCGCCGAGCTCGGCGGCGTAGTGCTCGTTGAGCAGATCGAGGGCCTGCTGCAGCACCGGGTGCGGCAGGGCGGAGCGCTCCGAGTACCAGCACAGCAACCGGGGCACGTCGACGTCCCGGTCGTACATCTGCCGCCGTTCGGCCCGCCACGGGACGTCGCGCAGCAAGGTGTCGAGGACCTCGTCCGACCCGGCCAGCCAGCCGCGGCACTCGTCCACCCAGGCCCCAAGACTCAGCTCGTGCCGGACCACCCGGCCGGTGAGCGGGG includes:
- a CDS encoding alpha/beta hydrolase, with product MSDWSLLGLAADPVPGSPSELRVLAAGFAARAEVDRAAVGDLRAASALLATGWDSGGGSSVAVALAAPVTAFDRGSLALTSGAEVLVAYAGRMEERQSRCAVLLEAAQRNAATITMLESPWPVAGLTPVFERTRQIRELAGLTAGLGTEAALLQFEATLDATATAELLGESLVALVLLAVRTVTAGGAGPVGSGVPGSATATGHPGSASVAVDPALLAGAPAVPADPAAAARWWSGLSEPVREQLIATYPGLLGSAAGLPADVRDRASRASLAEDLATAEAVAAATGSGLPPPGTDPELVRAQLAAAGWSEQDITSLLGSRAVDEALARAEAAAGGDPVQLLIYDPDAFDGHGRAAISVGDMATADNVAVLVPGMGSDVPGYLDNQLGNALDLKAEADRTAGTTAVVAWVGYRAPGVDVAVSDPALAAAGAALLTQDLAGFAGTRTGDPGRTTVVAHSYGSTTASFAFAGGADADALVLIGSPGAGPADSVGDYPGLGPGSVFVGAASGDPVTTHAQLAGDGFLEGWEGIAGASAVLFPGVVGMVGSMRSRLGNDPAGAGFGATRFHAETGSTNTLDPANHSQYYRPGSESLANIAAVVKGRLHEVTVAPPRPPGTGHWDGRDPEATHVPRPPR
- a CDS encoding MarR family winged helix-turn-helix transcriptional regulator, with translation MHDRTNDEAQRSGPSPALCSELLQALSQLNRTRKHIVGDSPRVHFTSLITLYTVQELRRTRISGLAERLMIDLSAASRQVSVLENDGLLRRIRDESDHRACLVELTADGEQLLAEYQRDSGRAVAGRLTDWTDDQVERMTAELQRLTTSLCSDPAAGPGHGPGSRRSPDQHQEPPHQEQAQEPPAPTSTPVHHPELESVIA
- a CDS encoding MDR family MFS transporter, which codes for MTHRQILESMSGLLLGMFVAMLSSTIVTNALPTIIGDLHGTESGYTWVVVATLLALTATTPIWGKLSDLFDPKLLVQLSLVIYVAGSVIAGLSQSIAMLIVARAIQGIGAGGLMALVQVILARMIPPRERGRYSGYLGAVFAVATVLGPLVGGLIVDADWLGWRWCFYVGVPFAAAALIVLQRTLKLPSLKREAKIDYLGATLIVGGISLLLIWVSLAGTNFAWLSVASAVMVLGGLVLLGLAVVVESRAAEPIIPLSLFRSRTVTLASIAGIFVGSSLFGVTVFLSQYFQTSRGDSPTVSGLATIPMVLGMFLSSLITGRIITATGRWKRFLVGGGITLVLGLAVLSTLRADTAYWVLAVGMALAGAGMGATMQNLVLAVQNSVSMRDMGSASSTVAFLRSLGGAIGVSALGAVLGTQVSRHVTGGLADLGIPAGSGSADLADIGSLPEPVAGLVRDGYGIGTAWTFGIAAATALIGAVLMMFIKEVPLRTSNSEPGDPTTVDQAAATVVLERPATPDVSDGSSDVTDGATDRNPVGVTVPAQGSRARRHPARHLAARGARRASLRKDGVSTRS
- a CDS encoding metallopeptidase family protein, with translation MAVTMSDAQFEELVSEALDLIPEQFLKAMDNVVVLVEGRHPTRHLYGLYHGVALTSRNSHYSWNLPDTITIYREPILAHAADADAAREQVVTTVIHEVAHHFGIDDDRLDELGWA
- a CDS encoding MarR family winged helix-turn-helix transcriptional regulator; this translates as MVPVKSSDIPEGERHVAVLLGGLLQGVRDAFDPVEWGGLRQSHFRVISSVPAGGISVTELAERVGMTKQGCGQFVAQLVASGHLTSEPGPVDARVRIVRRTPLGEENVVAVTARMDMVEQAWRERVGDRRYATFRKVLEQLADA
- a CDS encoding phosphotransferase, which produces MHDRQALGPADVDDVTLTGMVADLLGHDPAAVRLICSTATPVDYDIPAISTVSRHWVHGEAETPGGRQPYRLFVKHIQAWHHSPFFAFVPEEAREFAKAKFPWRIEPAVYRSDLPSVLPPGLGAPRALGVFDLEPDAAAVWLEAVQHPPVDWTLERYERAAYLLGRFAARPEIVARTGLAGFEWTVFDYLYGRVAAQVVPEVLGEEAWQRDEVREHFDPELRERLQQAAGRLEAITGELVRVPKFASHGDACPNNLLPGTDPDSFTLIDFGFFLDQPVGFDLGQLIAGNTQLGLGPWDRLGELDERCLTAYLAGTAEEGVTLDPALVRRAHALQLLLFAGISSLPEPGMTPAQSAARAALARHSLDLLDATS
- a CDS encoding alpha-ketoglutarate-dependent dioxygenase AlkB; this translates as MTAAYQPSMFDLDDELSLAPLTGRVVRHELSLGAWVDECRGWLAGSDEVLDTLLRDVPWRAERRQMYDRDVDVPRLLCWYSERSALPHPVLQQALDLLNEHYAAELGEPFVTAGLCLYRDGRDSVAWHGDRIGRGNSADTMVAILSVGSDRVLALRERPETGRAPGRPGLRLPVGHGDLVVMGGSCQRTWDHAIPKTAKPVGPRVSIQFRPAGVA